The following coding sequences lie in one Bacillus rossius redtenbacheri isolate Brsri chromosome 13, Brsri_v3, whole genome shotgun sequence genomic window:
- the LOC134538104 gene encoding uncharacterized protein LOC134538104, translating to MKEDKEAILPVHSCTHQEKQRRRVVLTSATRIIQQASLELVWACLGCLVLVSVAALLLVCTATLLGVRPGPHEDGLQQPQGHLEEPGLQLSFVSLGEDCEDSPRCRCAVEAAARLHPDLPCHVYNILDGQAERVHSSSPGLAALPNVRLHHNTSARFFGDSPLGGWWRDAPPGLRAFAARVLVLWRHGGVSPAPGVSPLAGAPLAPGAAVLLEPEEGLVLRAPGPCHALLFELMRALGQAGGDSGVRDVVAATLRGFCGARAACPGVELLPREQVCGTPSPGDNHLGSPRTCAWVTVEESQPGRLCLASLS from the exons ATGAAGGAGGACAAGGAGGCGATCCTGCCCGTCCACAGCTGCACGCATCAGGAGAAGCAGAGACGCAGGGTCGTGCTGACGTCAGCGACGAGGATCATCCAGCAG GCGTCCCTGGAGCTGGTGTGGGCATGCCTGGGCTGCCTGGTGCTGGTGTCGGTGGCAGCACTGCTGCTGGTGTGCACGGCCACGCTCCTGGGCGTGCGCCCCGGGCCCCACGAGGACGGCCTCCAGCAGCCCCAGGGACACCTGGAGGAACCAGGCCTGCAGCTCAGCTTCGTGTCGCTGGGCGAGGACTGCGAGGACTCCCCCCGCTGCCGCTGCGCCGTGGAGGCGGCTGCCCGGCTGCACCCGGACCTGCCCTGCCACGTGTACAACATCCTGGATGGCCAGGCAGAGCGGGTCCACTCCTCCAG CCCCGGGCTGGCGGCGCTGCCCAACGTGCGACTGCACCACAACACATCGGCGCGGTTCTTCGGCGACTCGCCGCTGGGGGGCTGGTGGCGGGACGCGCCACCGGGACTGCGCGCCTTCGCGGCGAGGGTGTTGGTGCTGTGGCGCCACGGGGGGGTCAGCCCTGCCCCCGGGGTGTCGCCCCTCGCCGGGGCGCCCCTCGCCCCGGGGGCAGCAGTGCTGCTGGAACCCGAGGAGGGGTTGGTGCTGCGAGCACCGGGTCCATGCCACGCGCTCCTCTTCGAGCTGATGCGCGCTCTGGGGCAGgctggcggggactccggggtgCGCGACGTAGTGGCCGCCACGCTCCGGGGGTTCTGCGGCGCCAGGGCCGCGTGTCCCGGCGTGGAGCTGTTGCCCCGGGAGCAGGTCTGCGGCACGCCCTCCCCGGGGGACAATCACCTGGGGTCCCCACGGACCTGCGCCTGGGTTACCGTGGAGGAGAGCCAGCCCGGGCGACTGTGCCTGGCGTCGCTCTCGTAG